A single Triticum dicoccoides isolate Atlit2015 ecotype Zavitan chromosome 2A, WEW_v2.0, whole genome shotgun sequence DNA region contains:
- the LOC119351832 gene encoding expansin-B5-like: MASPGTLLLATVLVILSIFVSPISGYWKPSRTRTRRPSSRRSWSSGGATWYGSPYGAGSDGGACGYQRAVGQHPFSSMIAAGGPSFFKSGKGCGSCYQVKCTGNKACSGRPVTVVIADNCPDGICASEDHFDMSGTAFGAMANRGMADRLRSAGQLKIHYARVPCNYNGMNIVFKVDAGSNPFYLSVLIMYQAGDGDLSAVDIMQGGCAPGHHNDHGAPWMAMTQSWGALWLLQSNNGKPLQAPFSFRLTSGSGKVLEVTNAIPSGWSAGTSYSSSANYAS; encoded by the exons ATGGCTAGTCCAGGCACATTGCTGCTGGCGACGGTGCTCGTCATCCTATCAATTTTCGTAAGCCCCATCTCCGGCTACTGGAAGCCGAGCCGCACCCGCACCAGGCGCCCTAGCAGCCGCCGGTCCTGGTCCTCCGGCGGCGCGACGTGGTACGGCAGCCCCTACGGCGCCGGCAGCGACG GTGGCGCGTGCGGCTATCAAAGAGCCGTCGGCCAGCACCCGTTCTCGTCGATGATCGCCGCCGGCGGGCCCTCCTTCTTCAAGAGCGGCAAAGGCTGCGGTTCATGTTATCAG GTCAAGTGCACCGGTAACAAGGCCTGCTCCGGCCGCCCGGTGACCGTCGTCATCGCCGACAACTGCCCCGACGGTATATGCGCCTCGGAGGATCATTTCGACATGAGCGGCACCGCCTTCGGCGCCATGGCCAACCGAGGGATGGCCGACCGCCTCCGCTCCGCTGGACAGCTCAAGATCCACTACGCGAG GGTGCCCTGCAACTACAACGGCATGAACATTGTCTTCAAGGTGGACGCGGGCTCCAACCCCTTCTACCTCTCCGTGCTGATCATGTACCAGGCCGGCGACGGAGACCTCTCTGCCGTCGACATCATGCAGGGCGGCTGCGCGCCCGGCCACCACAACGACCACGGCGCGCCGTGGATGGCGATGACGCAGTCGTGGGGCGCGCTGTGGCTCCTCCAGTCGAACAACGGGAAGCCTCTCCAAGCCCCGTTCTCGTTCCGGCTCACCTCGGGTTCCGGCAAGGTCCTCGAGGTCACCAACGCCATCCCTTCCGGCTGGTCGGCCGGCACGTCCTACAGCTCCTCGGCGAACTACGCCAGTTAG